In one Saccharibacillus brassicae genomic region, the following are encoded:
- a CDS encoding IDEAL domain-containing protein, which produces MIMLNTKGITEVLHKQIAKFFEAEPVLLELTQDIHTNQGEQAGQTLHFSNPHYWVKVMDCSFESYVRPVILCEVIYFLKKEFMDAEVEVNVDIDLSADAEERIQISACISFNDQVELERGELNNLIDLALQLKDKEWFEELSNRYNAISA; this is translated from the coding sequence GTTCTTCACAAACAAATCGCGAAATTCTTCGAAGCCGAACCCGTTCTTCTCGAACTGACCCAGGACATTCACACCAACCAGGGCGAACAAGCCGGTCAGACGCTGCACTTCTCGAATCCGCACTACTGGGTCAAAGTCATGGACTGCTCGTTCGAAAGCTACGTCAGACCGGTTATCCTGTGCGAAGTGATCTACTTCCTCAAAAAAGAATTCATGGACGCCGAAGTCGAAGTGAACGTCGATATCGACCTTTCCGCGGACGCCGAAGAACGTATCCAAATCTCCGCCTGCATCAGCTTCAACGACCAGGTCGAACTGGAGCGCGGCGAACTGAACAACCTGATTGATCTGGCTCTGCAGCTCAAAGACAAGGAATGGTTCGAAGAATTGTCGAATCGCTATAACGCGATCAGCGCGTAA
- the serS gene encoding serine--tRNA ligase yields the protein MMDMKQIRAKAEQFQAAADGKKIKLSIAELLETDERRRELAERSETLRARRNRFSEEIGACLAAGDKAEADRRKEAIRTEKAELATVETELADVNRRYRELMDRVPNLVSADTPYGKSDADNVEIAVVGELPAFDFEPRDHVELGDLHALFDMERGVKVAGTRSYFLTGDGLRLQRAVQQLALDLLEERGFTGMDVPLMVRTKAMRDTGFFPTGQDQAYKIEGQDAWLVGTSEVPLIAYFADEILDVEQPIRVAGISTCFRSEVGSAGRDTRGLYRVHQFAKVEQIVICRGEEAEAERLLQDITRNAEDLLRLLELPYRKVAVCIGDMSQKNYKQYDIETWMPSRGAYGETHSASNVGDFQARRAGLRYRGEDGKLRYCHTLNNTAAAVPRLLIPLLENHQRADGSIYLPPALRPYMGGRECLAAPAPALPDPMTKNVENQS from the coding sequence ATGATGGACATGAAGCAGATTCGGGCAAAAGCGGAACAATTTCAGGCGGCGGCCGACGGTAAAAAAATAAAGCTGTCGATCGCCGAGCTGCTGGAGACGGACGAACGCAGGCGGGAGCTGGCCGAACGCTCGGAGACGCTGCGGGCGCGGCGCAACCGGTTCAGCGAAGAGATCGGAGCCTGCCTCGCCGCAGGCGACAAAGCCGAAGCGGATCGGCGCAAAGAAGCCATTCGGACGGAAAAAGCCGAGCTTGCGACGGTGGAGACCGAACTTGCCGACGTGAATCGGCGCTACCGCGAGCTGATGGACCGGGTGCCGAACCTCGTGTCGGCGGATACGCCCTACGGAAAATCGGACGCGGATAACGTGGAAATCGCGGTCGTCGGGGAGCTTCCGGCCTTCGATTTCGAACCGCGCGACCATGTCGAATTAGGCGACCTGCACGCTTTATTCGACATGGAGCGCGGCGTCAAAGTCGCCGGTACGCGCAGCTATTTCCTGACCGGCGACGGCCTGCGCCTTCAGCGTGCGGTGCAGCAGCTGGCGCTCGACCTGCTCGAAGAGCGCGGCTTCACCGGCATGGACGTTCCGCTGATGGTGCGGACCAAAGCGATGCGGGACACCGGATTTTTCCCGACCGGGCAGGATCAGGCGTACAAGATCGAAGGACAAGACGCCTGGCTCGTCGGCACGTCGGAAGTGCCGCTGATCGCCTACTTCGCAGACGAGATTCTCGACGTGGAGCAGCCGATCCGCGTGGCCGGCATCTCGACCTGCTTCCGCAGCGAAGTCGGCTCGGCCGGACGCGATACCCGCGGCTTGTACCGCGTGCATCAATTCGCCAAAGTCGAGCAAATCGTCATCTGCCGCGGCGAAGAAGCCGAAGCGGAGCGCCTGCTGCAGGACATTACGCGCAATGCGGAAGACCTGCTGCGCCTGCTTGAACTGCCGTACCGCAAAGTCGCCGTCTGCATCGGGGACATGTCGCAGAAAAATTACAAGCAGTACGATATCGAGACGTGGATGCCGAGCCGCGGCGCTTACGGCGAGACGCATTCGGCGTCGAACGTCGGCGACTTCCAGGCCCGGCGAGCCGGGCTGCGCTACCGGGGCGAAGACGGCAAACTTCGTTACTGCCATACGCTGAACAACACGGCCGCCGCCGTCCCCCGCCTGCTTATTCCGCTGCTGGAAAACCATCAGCGCGCAGACGGCTCGATCTACCTGCCGCCGGCGCTTCGCCCGTATATGGGCGGCCGCGAATGCCTGGCCGCTCCCGCTCCGGCGCTGCCTGATCCGATGACGAAAAATGTCGAAAACCAGTCG